From Zhongshania aliphaticivorans, one genomic window encodes:
- a CDS encoding PaaI family thioesterase yields MTSDDKIPAGFHLVEAAPGFDVHMGNIYIKEAGEKKVLGFRVQDYHLNKAGTCHGGVLTYLADMQLVAVQDQISSNNFHFPTKNLDIDFIAPVPRGAWLEIEADLVRETKGTLYSHAVMKVDDRIVVRTTACYHIAQ; encoded by the coding sequence ATGACAAGCGATGACAAAATTCCAGCTGGCTTTCACTTGGTTGAAGCAGCCCCAGGCTTTGATGTGCACATGGGCAATATTTATATAAAAGAAGCTGGTGAAAAGAAGGTGCTGGGGTTCCGGGTCCAAGATTACCATCTCAATAAGGCCGGCACCTGCCACGGCGGCGTACTTACTTATCTTGCCGATATGCAGCTCGTTGCGGTGCAAGATCAAATAAGCAGCAATAACTTCCATTTTCCGACTAAAAATTTGGATATTGATTTTATTGCGCCAGTGCCTCGCGGCGCTTGGCTAGAAATTGAGGCAGATTTAGTCAGGGAAACCAAGGGTACCTTGTATTCCCACGCCGTAATGAAAGTAGATGATCGCATCGTGGTTCGCACCACGGCCTGCTACCACATTGCGCAATAG
- a CDS encoding MFS transporter, with protein MVGLPIARCADRSNRRNIVTYSVGLWSMMTAARGLAQNYWQLMLARIGVGVGEAGRSPPSHSMISDIFPMKELATAIATYNSGMLVGFLMGGWIQEYFGWRIALMAVVIPGIFFASVIKFTLKEPQPQRQLVNLA; from the coding sequence GTGGTGGGCCTGCCTATTGCGCGCTGTGCAGATAGAAGCAACCGCAGAAACATCGTTACGTATTCCGTTGGCCTGTGGAGCATGATGACCGCCGCCCGCGGGCTGGCGCAAAATTACTGGCAATTGATGCTGGCGAGAATTGGTGTAGGTGTGGGCGAGGCAGGTAGAAGTCCGCCAAGCCATTCAATGATCTCAGATATCTTCCCCATGAAAGAGCTGGCAACCGCCATCGCGACCTACAATAGCGGCATGCTGGTCGGCTTCTTAATGGGCGGTTGGATTCAGGAATATTTCGGCTGGCGCATCGCCTTAATGGCTGTAGTTATTCCCGGCATTTTTTTTGCCTCGGTCATTAAATTTACGCTGAAAGAGCCCCAGCCCCAGCGGCAGCTGGTTAATTTGGCATGA